CGTATTCGTCTACATGTTGCGCCAGATGCAGGGCTCGGCCGGTGGCCGTGGCGCCATGTCGTTCGGCAAGAGCCGCGCGCGCCTGCTGGGTGAAGACCAGGTCAACGTCACGTTTGCGGATGTCGCGGGTGTCGACGAGGCCAAGCAGGAAGTGGGCGAGATCGTCGACTTCCTCAAGGACCCCTCCAAATTCCAGAAGTTAGGCGGCAAGATTCCGAAGGGCGTGCTCATGGTGGGCTCGCCGGGTACCGGCAAGACGCTGCTGGCGCGTGCCATTGCGGGCGAAGCCAAGGTGCCGTTCTTCACGATTTCCGGTTCCGACTTCGTCGAAATGTTCGTCGGCGTCGGCGCCTCGCGCGTGCGCGACATGTTCGAGCAGGCGAAGAAGCACGCTCCCTGCATCATCTTCATCGACGAAATCGATGCGGTCGGCCGCCATCGCGGCGCCGGCATGGGCGGCGGTCACGACGAGCGTGAGCAGACGCTGAACCAGTTGCTGGTCGAGATGGACGGTTTCGAGGGCAACGAAGGCATCATCGTCATCGCCGCCACCAACCGTCCCGACGTGCTCGATCCGGCGCTGCTGCGTCCGGGCCGCTTCGATCGCCAGGTGGTCGTGCCGCTGCCCGACGTGCGCGGCCGCGAGCAGATCCTGCGCGTTCATATGCGCAAGGTCCCGCTGGGCGAAGACGTGAAGCCGGGTTACATCGCCCGCGGTACGCCTGGGTTCTCTGGCGCCGACCTGGCGAATCTCGTCAACGAAGCGGCGTTGTTTGCCGCGCGCGCGAACAAACGCATCGTCGGCATGGACGAATTCGAGCGTGCGAAGGACAAGATCTACATGGGTGCCGAACGGCGTTCCATGGTCATGTCCGACCAGGAAAAGAAGATGACCGCGTATCACGAGGCGGGTCACGCCATCGTGGGTTACGCCGTGCCTGAGCACGATCCTGTGTACAAGGTGACGATCATCCCGCGTGGCCGCGCGCTGGGTCTCACGTGGTATCTGCCGGAAGGCGATCGCTACAGCACCAGCAAGCGTCAGCTCGAGAGCCGCATTGCCTCGCTGTTCGGCGGCCGCGTGGCCGAAGAGCTCATCTTTGGTGTCGATGGCGTCACCACGGGTGCGTCGAACGACATCGAACGCGCCACCGATCTTGCGCGCAGCATGGTCACGAAGTGGGGTCTGTCTACCAAGCTGGGCCCGCTCACGTACTCGGAAGAGGACGGCGAAGTGTTCCTTGGCCGCCAGGTCACGCAGCACAAGCAGGTGTCCGACGACACCGCTCATGCGATCGACGAAGAAATCCGCCGCGTGATCGACCTGAACTACAAGCGCGCCAAGGAGATTCTCGAATCGAACCTCGAGAAGCTGCACATCATGGCCGACGCGCTGGTGAAGTACGAAACGATCGACGAGAACCAGATCAAGGACATCATGAACGGCAAGGCGCCCAAACCGCCCGCGGATTGGGATGACTCTGTCGGCAGTCCGCCGCCGAAGCGCCCCGAGGGCGAGGCGGACGGCGGCTCGAAGATTGGCTCCCCCGCGGGCCAGCATTAAGAGTAGTTAGTTTGCAGGCCGGCGGTCGTTCGCCATGAGCACCGCCAGCTGGCTCTGCCGGGATCGAATCCTCGATCTCGGCGCGCCCGTGGTAATGGGCGTCCTCAATGTCACTCCCGATTCCTTCTCCGATGGCGGCCGCTTCAACGAGCGCCATGCGGCGCTCGCGCGGGCGCGCGTCATGGTCGAGGAGGGCGCGCGAATCATCGATATCGGGGGAGAATCCACGCGGCCCGGCGCCGCGCCGGCCGGGCTCGATGAAGAGCTGTCGCGTGTCATCCCCGTCATCGAGTCGTTGCGGCGCGATTCCGCCGTGTTCATTTCCGTCGACAGCAGCAAGCCCGAGGTGATGCGCGCGGCTTGCGCCGCGGGCGCCGACATCATCAATGACGTGCGGGCGCTCTCGGAGCCCGGCGCGTTGGCAGCCGCCGCGGAAACTCGCGCGGGCATCTGCCTCATGCACATGCGCGGGGAGCCACGCACGATGCAGGATGCGCCGCACTACGACGACGTGGTCGCCGAGGTGGCGGGATTTCTCACTCAGCGTATCGCGGCGTGCCGCGCCGCGGGTATCGATCTGGCCCGTCTCGTCATCGACCCCGGGTTCGGTTTCGGCAAACGCGTGTCGCACAATCTCGTGTTGCTCAAACATCTGGCCGACTTGCAGAAGTTGGGTGTACCTCTCGCAGTGGGGCTGTCGCGCAAGTCGATGCTGGTCAAGCTCACGGGCCGGGCGGTCGACGATCGAACCGCGGGCAGCGTCGCGCTGGCCGCCATTGCGGTTCTGAATGGAGCGCGTATCGTGCGCGCCCACGACGTGGCTGCCACCGTCGATGCGGTGCGCGTTGCGGCGGCGGTGACTCTGGGAGAGCAATTCGATGGCACGTAAGTACTTCGGCACCGATGGCGTGCGCGGCCGGGTCGGCGAACATCCGCTCACCGTGGATTTCGCACTGCGCCTGGCGAGCGCCGCGGCGCGCGTGCTCGCGCCGAAAGGCGGCACCGTGCTCATTGGCAAGGACACGCGCCTGTCCGGTTACATGTTCGAAGCGGCGCTCGAAGCGGGGTTCGTGGCCGCGGGCGTCAACGTCAACCTGATCGGCCCGCTGCCGACCCCGGGCATCGCCTATCTGACGCGCAAGTTCGGCTGCGACTTCGGCATCGTCATCAGCGCCTCTCACAATCTTTACGACGACAACGGCATCAAGTTCTTCGACAGCGAGGGCGGCAAACTATCCGATGAAGTCGAGCTGGCCATCGAAGCCGAACTCGAGCGTGGCCCGATCACGTTGTCGTCGATGAACCTCGGGCGTGCGTCGCGCGTCGATAAATCGCGTCGCATGTACCAGGATTTCTGTTCCGGGTCCCTGCCGAAAGGCATGACACTCGAAGGTCTGAAGCTCGTGGTCGACTGTGCCAACGGCGCCGGCTACAAGGTGGTGCCGCGCACGTTCGCCGATCTCGGCGCCGAGATCATCCCGATCGGTTGTTCGCCGAACGGCCGCAACATCAACGACGGCTGCGGCTCGACCAGCCCGGGGCTCATTCAGTTGACGGTGCCTGGAGTGCGTGCGGATGCGGGCATCGCGCTCGATGGCGACGGCGATCGGCTTGTCATGATCGACGGACTCGGCCGGATCATCGATGGCGATCAACTCGTCTACATCATCGCCACCGCGCGCAAGCGCGCCGGCATCCTCAAGGGCCCCGTCGTCGGCACGGTCATGAGTAACCTCGGGCTCGAAGTGGCGCTGCGCAAACAGGGCATAGAATTCAAGCGCGCGCAGGTCGGCGATCGATATGTGCTGGCGATGCTGCGCGAGACGGGCGGTGAAGTGGGCGGCGAAACGTCCGGCCACATCCTGCTGCTCGACAAGACCACCACCGGCGACGCGCTGATGGCCGCATTGCAGGTGCTCGCGGTCATGCGTGAAACGAAGCAGGGCCTGGCGGAGCTCGCGGCCGGAATGCCACGCTTCCCGCAAACCATGATCAATGTGAAGGTCTCGAAGCGCTTCGACCCCCAATCCGTCCCGGAGGTCGAAGACACTGTACAAAGAGTGTCGCTGCGGTTGGGGGAGGACGGCCGGGTCGTATTGCGGCCGTCGGGCACCGAACCGGTCATTCGCGTGATGGTTGAAGCTCGCGACGAGACCGACACCGTACGCTGCGCCGAGGAGATTGCGGCCGTAGTGCGTCGCGTTGCGTCCTGAGGGGCGCATCGTTATGATCGCGCCCCTTTTTTGAGCAGTCCCTATGCGTCGGCAAATCATCGCAGGCAACTGGAAAATGCACGGCTCGCGCGCGGAAAACGCGACGCTGGTCGATGCCATCGTCCATAAGCTGCCGAATTCCTCGGCGGAAGTCTGGGTGTGTCCGCCGTTCGTGTATCTGGCCGAACTCAGCCGGGCGCTGGCCGGATCGCGCATCAGTCTCGGGGCGCAGGATGTTTGCGCGGAGACGCAGGGCGCATTTACGGGCGAAGTCTCCGCGGCGATGTTGCGCGACGTCGGTTGCACCGGTTCTCTGGTCGGACATTCCGAGCGCCGCGCGCTGTACGGTGAGACCGATCAGCTCGTCGCGCGCAAGTTCGCCGCGTTGCTGGCCGCCGGACTCACGCCGATCCTGTGTGTAGGCGAACAACTCGCCGAACGCGAATCCGGCCGCACGTTCGAAGTGGTGGACCGCCAGCTCGATGCGGTGCTCGATCTTTCGGGTGTCGCAGTATTTTCGCGCGCGATCATTGCTTATGAGCCCGTTTGGGCCATCGGTACCGGCAAGACCGCGAGTCCGCAACAGGCCGAAGAAGTGCACGAGCACATCCGTGGGCGTATCGCCAATCGCGATGCTAAGATCGCGGCCGTTGTGCGCGTCCTCTACGGCGGCAGCTGCAAGGCCGCGAACGCTGCAGAACTCCTCTCCATGCCGAACGTCGACGGCGGACTCATCGGCGGCGCGTCGCTCAAGGCGGAAGAATTTCTTGCCATCATCGCGGCAGCGCGCGCCTGAAATAGGTACTTAAGAGATGTTGCGAACGATTCTCACAATCCTGCAGGTCCTGTCGGCTTTCGCCATCATCGGACTCGTGCTGTTGCAGCGTGGCAAAGGCGCGGAGGCGGGCGCCGGTTTCGGCGCGGGCGCTTCCGGAACAGTATTCGGCGCGCGCGGCGCGACCACCGGCCTCTCGCGCATGACCGCGGTTTTTGCCGCGATTTTCATGATCAACAGTCTGTGCCTGACGTATTTGTTTCAGCGTGATGCCCGTGCCCAGCCGGAATCGCTGCTCGACAAGGTTCCGGTGACCACTACTGCGCCGGCCCCTGCGCCCGCGGCGCCGATCGATGCGAACGCCGTGCCCGTGCCGGCCGCACCCGCTGAACAGGCTCCCGAGAAGCCCTGAAGATTTTTCGCGCAACGCCGACGTGGTGGAATTGGTAGACACACTAGCTTGAGGGGCTAGCGGAGCGATCCGTGGGAGTTCGAGTCTCCCCGTCGGCACCATCACTTTCCTTTCCCTGATACAATCGCGCCCGAATTTGCGGGGGCGGTTGTCTCTCTTCGTGCGAGAGGTTGCTGCCCCTTTTCGTGATGGTTCGTGATGGCGCAGAACGTCCAAAAATGCTTGCGAATTACCTGCCCGTACTGATTTTTCTCACCGTCGCCACGGGGCTCGCGCTCCTGTTGATGACGCTTGGGCTCGTCATCGGCCGTTGGCAGGCCCGCGCCAAGGACGACGTCCAGAAACTCTCTCCTTATGAATGTGGTTTCGAAGCCTTCGAAGACAGCCGCATGAAATTCGACGTGCGTTATTACCTCGTCGCCATCCTGTTCATCGTGTTCGATCTCGAAATCGCGTTCCTGTTTCCGTGGGCCGTGGTGCTCGACAGCATCGGCACCTTCGGGCTCGTCTCCATGGGGATCTTTCTGTTCATCCTCGTGGTGGGTTTCATCTACGAGTGGAAGAAAGGAGCGCTCGAGTGGGATTAGAAGAAACGAGCGCGGAAGCGGCGGCGGAAGGTTTCGCAGAACGCGGCTTTCTCACCACGAGCGTCGACACCGTTTTCAACTGGGCGCGCACCGGGTCGCTGTGGCCGATGACCTTCGGTCTCGCCTGCTGCGCGGTCGAGATGATGCATGCAGGCGCGTCGCGCTACGACCTCGACCGTTTCGGCGTCGTGTTCCGTCCGAGTCCGCGCCAATCGGATTGCATGATCGTCGCCGGCACGCTGGTGAACAAGATGGCGCCGGCCCTGCGCAAGGTCTACGACCAGATGCCCGAGCCGCGCTGGGTCATCTCGATGGGTTCGTGTGCGAATGGCGGCGGCTACTACCACTACTCTTATGCGGTGGTGCGCGGCTGCGATCGCATCGTTCCAGTGGACGTTTACGTGCCGGGTTGTCCGCCCACGGCCGAGGCGCTGCTGTACGGCATCATCCAGCTGCAGAAGAAAATCGAGCGCACCAGCACGATTGCCCGGCCCTGATGCCATGACCCAGACGTCGACGCCCAAGATTGCAACGCTCGCCGAGAAAGTCGAAGCCCGGCTGCCAGGCCTGCTGCTGCGTGCGCCGTCGTTGCCGGACGAGCTGTGTTACGAAGTGCAGCCGGACAAATTACGCGAAGTCTGTGTCGCGTTGCGCGACACGCCGGAGCTCAAGTTCGAGATCCTCATCGATCTCGCCGGCATCGATTACCTCGACTACGGAACCACGGAGTGGAAGACCAATTCCGCCACCGCTTCGGGATTCAGCCGCGGCGTGAATCGCGGTGCCGCACGCGTCCCGCACGATGGCGCGCGCTTCGCGGTGGCCTATCAACTGCTGTCGGTCACCAACAACCAGCGGCTGCGCCTGCGCGCGCGTTGCGAAGACGCCGAAGACCCGATCATCGATTCCGTGGTCGAGATCTGGGCCGGCGCCAACTGGTTCGAGCGCGAAGCGTTCGACCTGTTCGGCATCCTGTTCACGGGTCATCCGGATCTGCGCCGCATCCTCACCGACTACGGTTTCATCGGTCATCCGTTCCGCAAGGATTTCCCGCTCATCGGCAACGTCGAAGTGCGCTACGACGCCGACAAGCAGCGCGTGGTGTATGAGCCCGTGTCGATCGAAAACCGCACGCTGGTCCCGAAAGTGATCCGCAACGACAACCGTTACGACGCAGCCATCAAGTCTCCGAAGTAACCGATGAACGAGATCCGCAATTACACGATGAACTTCGGTCCGCAGCATCCGGCGGCGCACGGCGTGTTGCGCCTGGTGCTCGAGATGGACGGCGAGGTCATCCAGAAAGCTGATCCGCACATCGGGCTGTTGCACCGGGGTACGGAGAAACTCGCCGAGTCGAAGCCGTTCAACCAATCGATCGGCTACATGGACCGGCTCGACTACGTTTCGATGATGTGCAACGAGCACGCGTATGTTCTGGCGATCGAGCGCCTGTTGGGCGTGACGGTGCCGGTGCGCGCGCAGTACGTCCGCGTGATGTTCGACGAAGTCACGCGCGTGCTGAATCATCTGATGTGGCTCGGCGCCCACGCGCTCGATATCGGTGCGATGACGGTTTTCCTGCTGGCGTTCAAGGAACGCGAGGACCTCATGGATTGTTATGAGGCGGTGTCGGGCACGCGTATGCATGCCACGTACTACCGCCCGGGTGGCGTGTATCGCGACCTGCCGGATTCCATGCCGAAGTACCAGGCTTCGAAGTGGCGCACGCAGAAGAACGCGGACGCGATGAACGAGGCGCGCCAGGGTTCGCTGCTCGATTTCATCGACGCTTTCGTCGGCCGGTTTCCCGCGGCCATCGACGAATACGAAACGCTGCTCACCGACAATCGCATCTGGAAGCAGCGCACGGTCAACATCGGTGTGGTCACGCCCGAACGCGCGATGGCGCTCGGGTTCACCGGCCCCATGCTGCGCGGCTCCGGCATCGTCTGGGACCTGCGCAAACACCAGCCCTATGAGATCTACGCCGATCTCGATTTCGACATCCCGGTAGGCGTGAATGGCGACTGCTATGACCGCTATCTCGTGCGCATCGAAGAGCTGCGCCAGAGCACGCGCCTCATCAAGCAATGCGTCGACTGGCTGCGCAAGAACCCGGGCCCGGTGATGATCGACGACCGCAAGGTTCGGCCGCCGCGCCGCGAAGAGATGAAGGGCGACATGGAATCGCTCATTCACCACTTCAAGCTGTTCACGGAAGGGTATTCCGTGCCGGCCGGCGAAACCTACGCCGCCGTCGAAGCGCCGAAGGGCGAGTTCGGCATCTACCTGATCTCGGACGGGGCTAACAAGCCTTATCGTCTCAAGTGCCGCGCGCCCGGATTCGCGCACCTGTCGGCACTCGAGGAAATGAGCAAGGGTCACATGCTGGCCGACGTGGTCGCGGTGATCGGTACACAGGACATCGTCTTCGGAGAGGTGGATCGATGACGCACGTCGTGAAGACTGCGGATGGTGGCAGCTTCGAGCCGGTGTACGGCGAGAAGGCGCGCGTGCTCAACGAACATACCCGGCACGAGATCGACGAGTGGATTGCGCGCTTCCCCGCCGGGCGCCAGCGTTCGGCGGTGTTGTCCGCGCTGCGATTCACGCAGGAGCAGAACAACGGCTTTCTCACGCCGGAATTGATGGACGGCGTCGCGGAATACCTGCGCCTGCCCAGCATCCAGGTCTACGAGGTCGCGACCTTCTATTCGATGTTCGAGACGCATCCGTGCGGCCGGCATCACGTCAGCATCTGCACGAACATCAGTTGCATGCTGAACGGCGCCGAAGACCTGGTTGCGCATTGCGAGAAGAAACTGGGCATCAAGCTCGGCGAGAGCACGAAGGACGGCCGCATCTTCCTCAAGAAAGAAGAGGAATGCCTCGCCGCCTGCACCGGCGCGCCGATGATGATGGTCGATCACGAATTCCACGAGTACCTGACACCCGAA
This sequence is a window from Pseudomonadota bacterium. Protein-coding genes within it:
- the ftsH gene encoding ATP-dependent zinc metalloprotease FtsH; protein product: MNDLTKNILLWVVIVMVMVVVFSRYVPTGSEPTQVKYSTVLEDLRNNRIESVVLRGDEVLGVRKDNSRFKAFNPETENTALISALVKANVDFGGEPPKQPNFLMQLLLQLAPALLLILVFVYMLRQMQGSAGGRGAMSFGKSRARLLGEDQVNVTFADVAGVDEAKQEVGEIVDFLKDPSKFQKLGGKIPKGVLMVGSPGTGKTLLARAIAGEAKVPFFTISGSDFVEMFVGVGASRVRDMFEQAKKHAPCIIFIDEIDAVGRHRGAGMGGGHDEREQTLNQLLVEMDGFEGNEGIIVIAATNRPDVLDPALLRPGRFDRQVVVPLPDVRGREQILRVHMRKVPLGEDVKPGYIARGTPGFSGADLANLVNEAALFAARANKRIVGMDEFERAKDKIYMGAERRSMVMSDQEKKMTAYHEAGHAIVGYAVPEHDPVYKVTIIPRGRALGLTWYLPEGDRYSTSKRQLESRIASLFGGRVAEELIFGVDGVTTGASNDIERATDLARSMVTKWGLSTKLGPLTYSEEDGEVFLGRQVTQHKQVSDDTAHAIDEEIRRVIDLNYKRAKEILESNLEKLHIMADALVKYETIDENQIKDIMNGKAPKPPADWDDSVGSPPPKRPEGEADGGSKIGSPAGQH
- the folP gene encoding dihydropteroate synthase — its product is MSTASWLCRDRILDLGAPVVMGVLNVTPDSFSDGGRFNERHAALARARVMVEEGARIIDIGGESTRPGAAPAGLDEELSRVIPVIESLRRDSAVFISVDSSKPEVMRAACAAGADIINDVRALSEPGALAAAAETRAGICLMHMRGEPRTMQDAPHYDDVVAEVAGFLTQRIAACRAAGIDLARLVIDPGFGFGKRVSHNLVLLKHLADLQKLGVPLAVGLSRKSMLVKLTGRAVDDRTAGSVALAAIAVLNGARIVRAHDVAATVDAVRVAAAVTLGEQFDGT
- the glmM gene encoding phosphoglucosamine mutase; this translates as MARKYFGTDGVRGRVGEHPLTVDFALRLASAAARVLAPKGGTVLIGKDTRLSGYMFEAALEAGFVAAGVNVNLIGPLPTPGIAYLTRKFGCDFGIVISASHNLYDDNGIKFFDSEGGKLSDEVELAIEAELERGPITLSSMNLGRASRVDKSRRMYQDFCSGSLPKGMTLEGLKLVVDCANGAGYKVVPRTFADLGAEIIPIGCSPNGRNINDGCGSTSPGLIQLTVPGVRADAGIALDGDGDRLVMIDGLGRIIDGDQLVYIIATARKRAGILKGPVVGTVMSNLGLEVALRKQGIEFKRAQVGDRYVLAMLRETGGEVGGETSGHILLLDKTTTGDALMAALQVLAVMRETKQGLAELAAGMPRFPQTMINVKVSKRFDPQSVPEVEDTVQRVSLRLGEDGRVVLRPSGTEPVIRVMVEARDETDTVRCAEEIAAVVRRVAS
- the tpiA gene encoding triose-phosphate isomerase encodes the protein MRRQIIAGNWKMHGSRAENATLVDAIVHKLPNSSAEVWVCPPFVYLAELSRALAGSRISLGAQDVCAETQGAFTGEVSAAMLRDVGCTGSLVGHSERRALYGETDQLVARKFAALLAAGLTPILCVGEQLAERESGRTFEVVDRQLDAVLDLSGVAVFSRAIIAYEPVWAIGTGKTASPQQAEEVHEHIRGRIANRDAKIAAVVRVLYGGSCKAANAAELLSMPNVDGGLIGGASLKAEEFLAIIAAARA
- the secG gene encoding preprotein translocase subunit SecG gives rise to the protein MLRTILTILQVLSAFAIIGLVLLQRGKGAEAGAGFGAGASGTVFGARGATTGLSRMTAVFAAIFMINSLCLTYLFQRDARAQPESLLDKVPVTTTAPAPAPAAPIDANAVPVPAAPAEQAPEKP
- the ndhC gene encoding NADH-quinone oxidoreductase subunit A produces the protein MLANYLPVLIFLTVATGLALLLMTLGLVIGRWQARAKDDVQKLSPYECGFEAFEDSRMKFDVRYYLVAILFIVFDLEIAFLFPWAVVLDSIGTFGLVSMGIFLFILVVGFIYEWKKGALEWD
- a CDS encoding NADH-quinone oxidoreductase subunit B family protein, which gives rise to MGLEETSAEAAAEGFAERGFLTTSVDTVFNWARTGSLWPMTFGLACCAVEMMHAGASRYDLDRFGVVFRPSPRQSDCMIVAGTLVNKMAPALRKVYDQMPEPRWVISMGSCANGGGYYHYSYAVVRGCDRIVPVDVYVPGCPPTAEALLYGIIQLQKKIERTSTIARP
- a CDS encoding NADH-quinone oxidoreductase subunit C, with the translated sequence MTQTSTPKIATLAEKVEARLPGLLLRAPSLPDELCYEVQPDKLREVCVALRDTPELKFEILIDLAGIDYLDYGTTEWKTNSATASGFSRGVNRGAARVPHDGARFAVAYQLLSVTNNQRLRLRARCEDAEDPIIDSVVEIWAGANWFEREAFDLFGILFTGHPDLRRILTDYGFIGHPFRKDFPLIGNVEVRYDADKQRVVYEPVSIENRTLVPKVIRNDNRYDAAIKSPK
- a CDS encoding NADH-quinone oxidoreductase subunit D translates to MNEIRNYTMNFGPQHPAAHGVLRLVLEMDGEVIQKADPHIGLLHRGTEKLAESKPFNQSIGYMDRLDYVSMMCNEHAYVLAIERLLGVTVPVRAQYVRVMFDEVTRVLNHLMWLGAHALDIGAMTVFLLAFKEREDLMDCYEAVSGTRMHATYYRPGGVYRDLPDSMPKYQASKWRTQKNADAMNEARQGSLLDFIDAFVGRFPAAIDEYETLLTDNRIWKQRTVNIGVVTPERAMALGFTGPMLRGSGIVWDLRKHQPYEIYADLDFDIPVGVNGDCYDRYLVRIEELRQSTRLIKQCVDWLRKNPGPVMIDDRKVRPPRREEMKGDMESLIHHFKLFTEGYSVPAGETYAAVEAPKGEFGIYLISDGANKPYRLKCRAPGFAHLSALEEMSKGHMLADVVAVIGTQDIVFGEVDR
- a CDS encoding NAD(P)H-dependent oxidoreductase subunit E gives rise to the protein MTHVVKTADGGSFEPVYGEKARVLNEHTRHEIDEWIARFPAGRQRSAVLSALRFTQEQNNGFLTPELMDGVAEYLRLPSIQVYEVATFYSMFETHPCGRHHVSICTNISCMLNGAEDLVAHCEKKLGIKLGESTKDGRIFLKKEEECLAACTGAPMMMVDHEFHEYLTPEKVDKVLDDLK